The genomic region GTCGCCACCACCGGCGGCACCTGCGCGTACGGCGGCTCGTCGGGCGGCAAGCCGTACTCCCGCCAGGCCGCCCGCATCCGCTTCGTCCACAACGTCTTCCAGCGCGGCCGCACCGGCCGCTGCGGCTACTGGGCGCCGGTGCTCGACTTCGACCGCCGCGCCCCCGGCAACCAGTTCACCGGCAACCGGTGGACCGACGGCAGGAGGGTCCGTCCATGAGCTCGTCCCAGCACCCCGACCGTTCCGACCGGCCAGGCCATTCCGACCGGTCAGGCCGGCCCGATCGGCCTGACCGGCCGCGGCCGCGCCGCCCGGCGGTTCTGGTCGCCGCGGTCGCGGTCGCGCTGACCACCGTGACCGCCGCGACCGCCGTGGCCACCACCGCGGGAATCGGCGGTCCGGCCGCGCCGGCCGCCGCGGCCGAGCCCGTCCGCTACAGCGTGTGGCCCGACGACCGGGTGCCCGCCACGCCGGTCGATCCCGATCCCCTCGCGACCACCCTGGGCGTGGTGTTCTCCACCTCCGTCGCGGGCCGGGTCACCGCGATCGAGATCTACCGCGGTGCCGGTGGCGCCGTGCCCGAGGACGGCACGATCTGGTCCCCGGGCGGGCGGGTCCTGGCGGTCGCCGACTTCGGCGAGCCGCGCGCGACCGGCTGGCTGACCGCGGAGCTCTCCGAGCCGGTCACCCTGCGGCCCGGACGTCGCTACATCGCGTCCTACCGGGCCCCCCAGGGCCGGTACGCCGCCGAGAACGACGGCCTCGCGCAGCCGGTCGTGAGCCGCGCGCTCACCGCCTGGCAGGGCGTCTACACCCGCGGCGAGGGGCGACCCGACCAGACCTACCTGCAGTCGAACTACTTCGTGGACGTCGTCTTCGAGCCCACGACCGCCCCGAGCGAGCCCCCGGCCCCGAGCGGACCCCCCGCGCCGGCTCCGAGCGAGCCCCCGGCGCCGGCTCCGAGCGAGCCGTCGGGGTCCTTCCCGGACGCGGCCAGCACCGGCGTGCCGCCCGGCACCGCGCTCACGGCGTACACCGGTCCGTGCACGATCACGCAGCCCGGGACCGTGATCGAGGCCCGCACCGTGGGCTGCGGCCTCGCGATCCGGGCGCCGGGGGTGGTGATCCGCGACTCGGTGGTCCTCGGCACCGTCGCCAACGACGAGAACGTCCCCGGCCGGGGCTTCGTCATCACCGACAGCGAGGTGCGGGCCGGCCAGGTCGCCGGCACCGGCATCGGCGCCCGCGACTTCGTCGCCACCCGGGTCGAGGTCACCGGCGGCAACCGCTCGATCCACTGCTGGATGGACTGCACGGTGCGGGACTCCTACGTGCACGGGCAGATGCGCGACCAGAGCGGGACCTATCACGAGTCCGGCATCCGGGTCGGCGCGCGCAGCACGATCGTCGGCAACACCATCACCTGCGACGCTCCCGACGTGCCCCCGAACGCCGGGTGCTCCGCCGGGCTGACCGGGTACGGCGACTTCGCGGCCGTGCGCGACGTGCTGGTGCAGGGCAACCTGTTCCTGGCGAGCACCGGCGGCACCTGCGCCTACGGCGGCTCGTCGGGCGGCAAGCCGTACTCCGGCCAGGCGGCCAACATCCGGTTCCTCGACAACGTCTTCCAGCGCGGGCGCACCGGCAACTGCGGGATCTGGGCGCCGGTCATGGACTTCGACCCCGACGCGCCCGGCAACGTGTGGAGCAACAACACCTGGGAGGACGGCACGCCGATCCGGCCCTGACACCGCCCGACCCCCAATTTGGGGAACTGGGCGGGGTGCGGCCGGTGGGCCCGCGGACCCGCGGTGAGTCTGAGGCATGGCGAATGCGACCCACGTCCTCATCGTGGTCCAGAACCTCCCCGTGCCGCTGGACCGCAGGGTCTGGATGGAGTGCCGCGCCCTGCGGTCGGCCGGGTACGACGTCAGCGTGATCTGCCCGAAGGGCCCCGGCGACGCCGCCCGCGAGACGATCGAGGGGGTGCGCATCCACCGCTACCGGCCCGCGCCGGTCGCCGACGGAGCCCTCGGCTACCTGGTGGAGTTCGTCTACTGCTGGCTGCGCACCGCCTGGCTCTCGGCGTCGGTCTGGCGCCACCGCCCCTTCGACGTGCTCCAGGCCTGCAACCCGCCGGACACCTACTGGGCCCTGGCCCGGCTGTGGAGGCGGCGCGGGGTGCTGTTCGTCTATGACCAGCACGACCTCAACCCCGAGCTGTTCCTGTCCCGCTTCGGCCAGCCCACCGGGCTCGGCGGCAGGCTCGAGCTCGCCGGCCTGCGCTGGCTGGAGCGGCGGACCTACCGCACCGCCGACCACGTGATCTCGACCAACTGCTCCTACGAGCGGATCGCCCTCCACCGCGGCGAGCTCGGGGAGGACGCCGTGACAGTCGTGCGCAGCGGCCCGGACACCAGCGTGATGCGCCCGGTCCGGGTGCCTGCGGGGTCGCCCCCGCCCACCCGGCACCGGGTGGCCTACCTGGGCATCATGGGCCCGCAGGACGACGTCCACCTGGTGCTGGAGCTGATGCACGAGCTCGTGCACGTGCGCGGCCGCGACGACGTCGAGGCGGTGCTGATGGGGTTCGGCGACTGCTACGACGACCTGGTCCGGCGCAGCAGCGAGCTCGGCCTGGACGACGTGGTGACGTTCACCGGCCGGGTCGGGCCGGAGGTGATCGCGGAGCAGCTGAGCGCGGCCACCGTGGGCGTCTGCCCGGACCGCAAGACTCCGCTCAACGACCTGTCCACGATGAACAAGACCATGGAGTACATGGCCTACGCGCTGCCGTCGGTCGCGTTCGACCTGATGGAGACCCGGGTCTCGGGGGAGGACTCCTGCCTCTACGTGCCCTCCGGGGACGTGGGGGCCCTCGCCGACGCCGTGGCCGCGCTGCTCGACGACCCGGAGCTGCGCTGCACGATGGCCCGCCGGGCCCGGCGCCGGGTGAGCGGGGTGCTCGACTGGCGTCCGCAGGCCGTGGCGTACGTCGGTGTCTTCGACCGGCTCACCGGCACCGAGGCGGACCGCGACGCGGGGCTGTCGGCGCCGACCGGACTCCCCGGACTGGCCGGACTGGCCGGACAGGCCGGGCTCGACTACGTCGACGTCGACGACGACGAGGAGCTGCGGCGCTTCGTCCTGGACCGCGGCCCGCGGGCCGCGGCGCGACACCGGCTCGGTGTCTGAGGAGGCTGGCGATGCGCGTCTCGGTGATCGGCTGCGGCTACCTGGGCGGCGTCCACGCCGCCGGCCTCGCCGCCCTCGGGCACGACGTCGTCGGCGTGGACCTGGATCCGGACCGGGTCGAGCAGCTGGACCGCGGCCGGGCGCCGTTCTACGAGCCGCAGCTGCCCGAGCTGCTCGCCGAGGCCCGCGCCACGGGACGGCTGCGGTTCACCACCGACCCGGCCGAGGCGGCCGGCTGCGCGCTGCACTTCCTGTGCGTGGGCACCCCGCAGCGGCCCGGCGAGCACGCCGCGGACCTGCGCTTCGTCGACGCCGCTGTCGCCGCGCTGCTTCCGCACCTGCGACCCGGCGACGTGGTCGTCGGCAAGTCCACGGTCCCGGTCGGCACCGCCGAGCGGCTGCACGAGCAGGTGGTCGCCGGCTGCCCGGGGGCCACGCTGGCGTGGAACCCGGAGTTCCTGCGCGAGGGCCACGCCGTGCGCGACACCCTGGAGCCGGACCGCCTGGTCCTCGGGCTCGCCGACGACGGGACGCGCGACCATGCCCGGGCTCTGCTCCACGAGGTGTACGCCGCGGCGCTGGACCGCGGCACCCCGGTGGTGGAGACCGACCTGACCACCGCCCAGCTGGTCAAGGTCGCCGCGAACGCGTTCCTGGCCACCAAGATCTCGTTCATCAACGCGATGGCCGAGATGTGCGAGGCGACCGGCGGGGACGTCACCGACCTCGCCGACGCGATCGGCCGCGACGCCCGGATCGGGCGCCAGTTCCTCAGCGCCGGCCTCGGCTTCGGCGGCGGCTGCCTGCCCAAGGACATCCGCGCGTTCATGGCCCGGGCCGGCGAGGTGGGCGCCGTCCAGGCGCTGACGTTCCTGCGCGAGGTCGACTCGATCAACCTGCGGCGCCGGGTCCGGATGGCCGACCTGGCCCGCGAGGAGTGTGGCGGCTCGGTCGCCGGACGCCGGATCGCGGTGCTGGGGGCGGCGTTCAAGCCGCACAGCGACGACGTGCGGGACTCCCCGGCACTTAGCGTGGCGGCGCAGCTCTTGCTGGAGGGCGGCGAGGTCGTGGTCACCGACCCCCAGGCCGTGGAGAACGCGCGGCGCAGCCGGCCGGACCTGAAGTTCGCCGCCGGACCCGAGGAGGCCGCGGCCGACGCGGACCTGGTGCTGCTGCTGACCGAGTGGCCGGAGTACGTCGGGATCGACCCGCGCGCGCTCGGCCGGGTGGTGCGCCACCGTCGCCTGCTGGACGGCCGCAACGCCGTCGACCCGGCGCGCTGGCGCGCCGCCGGATGGTCCTACCGCGCGCTGGGCCGCCCGGCCCTCGCCGCCGAGTCCTGAGCCGCTCACCGCACCACGGCGGGGGACCAGGCCTGCTCGATGAGCAGCCGCGGCTCGGCCGCCGGGTCGACGTCGAGGGACCACACGTCGCTGACCCCCGCCTCGTCGGCGCGGGGCAGCCCGTAGAGGACTGTGTCGCCGTCGAGCCAGGCCAGCTGGTCGTCGACGTGGCGCTCCTCGCCCGCGAGCACGGTGCGCCGGCCGGTGGCCAGGTCCAGCACGGCCGGGGTCCAGCGCCGCGACGAGCCGCTCCCGGTGGCGTGCTTGAACGCGATCCGGGCGCCGTCCGGGGACAGCGCGGGGCACTCCACGTCCACGGCGACCGTGCTGAGCGTCCGGGCGTCCAGGTCGCCGCGGGCCAGGTAGGTCCGGCCGCCGGTGGCGAGCGTGACGTAGAACGTCCGGTCGTCGGCGGCGAAGGTGACCCCCCACAGGTTGCGGTCGCGGGGGGCGGCCTGCTCGCCGTCGATGCGCAGTCGGAACCCCTCGAGGTTGCCCCAGTTCCGGGTGCCGTCGGTGGACCGGACCACGGTGGCCGTGGAGAACCCCTGCGCGAGGTAGGAGTGCCCGGTGACGAATGAGGTCGTCGCGACCAGGGAGCCGTCCGGCGAGCGCCGGGTGCGGCTGGGCGGGCCGGGCAGCGCGGCGGCGTGCACCTGGCGCCAGTCGCGGTCGAGGTCCCGGGCCCGGTACCGGGTCACCACGCCGCGCTCGGTGGTCAGGCAGGAGGCTCCGGTGGGGGAGGCGTCCACCCGGTCGCAGACGACGTCGGTGTAGGCCCGGGGGCCGTCCGGGTCGGCGAGCGGGACCGTCGCCACCACGCCGTGCTCCCGGTCCGCGCCGGTGT from Nocardioides pantholopis harbors:
- a CDS encoding TolB-like translocation protein encodes the protein MSTRARIACFVVLTAVVLTGTTVYALQELDRSRTRERAAPSVPGTDLAAPGPVIAFRHTGADREHGVVATVPLADPDGPRAYTDVVCDRVDASPTGASCLTTERGVVTRYRARDLDRDWRQVHAAALPGPPSRTRRSPDGSLVATTSFVTGHSYLAQGFSTATVVRSTDGTRNWGNLEGFRLRIDGEQAAPRDRNLWGVTFAADDRTFYVTLATGGRTYLARGDLDARTLSTVAVDVECPALSPDGARIAFKHATGSGSSRRWTPAVLDLATGRRTVLAGEERHVDDQLAWLDGDTVLYGLPRADEAGVSDVWSLDVDPAAEPRLLIEQAWSPAVVR
- a CDS encoding UDP-glucose dehydrogenase family protein translates to MRVSVIGCGYLGGVHAAGLAALGHDVVGVDLDPDRVEQLDRGRAPFYEPQLPELLAEARATGRLRFTTDPAEAAGCALHFLCVGTPQRPGEHAADLRFVDAAVAALLPHLRPGDVVVGKSTVPVGTAERLHEQVVAGCPGATLAWNPEFLREGHAVRDTLEPDRLVLGLADDGTRDHARALLHEVYAAALDRGTPVVETDLTTAQLVKVAANAFLATKISFINAMAEMCEATGGDVTDLADAIGRDARIGRQFLSAGLGFGGGCLPKDIRAFMARAGEVGAVQALTFLREVDSINLRRRVRMADLAREECGGSVAGRRIAVLGAAFKPHSDDVRDSPALSVAAQLLLEGGEVVVTDPQAVENARRSRPDLKFAAGPEEAAADADLVLLLTEWPEYVGIDPRALGRVVRHRRLLDGRNAVDPARWRAAGWSYRALGRPALAAES
- a CDS encoding glycosyltransferase family 4 protein, producing the protein MANATHVLIVVQNLPVPLDRRVWMECRALRSAGYDVSVICPKGPGDAARETIEGVRIHRYRPAPVADGALGYLVEFVYCWLRTAWLSASVWRHRPFDVLQACNPPDTYWALARLWRRRGVLFVYDQHDLNPELFLSRFGQPTGLGGRLELAGLRWLERRTYRTADHVISTNCSYERIALHRGELGEDAVTVVRSGPDTSVMRPVRVPAGSPPPTRHRVAYLGIMGPQDDVHLVLELMHELVHVRGRDDVEAVLMGFGDCYDDLVRRSSELGLDDVVTFTGRVGPEVIAEQLSAATVGVCPDRKTPLNDLSTMNKTMEYMAYALPSVAFDLMETRVSGEDSCLYVPSGDVGALADAVAALLDDPELRCTMARRARRRVSGVLDWRPQAVAYVGVFDRLTGTEADRDAGLSAPTGLPGLAGLAGQAGLDYVDVDDDEELRRFVLDRGPRAAARHRLGV
- a CDS encoding DUF4082 domain-containing protein, with product MTAATAVATTAGIGGPAAPAAAAEPVRYSVWPDDRVPATPVDPDPLATTLGVVFSTSVAGRVTAIEIYRGAGGAVPEDGTIWSPGGRVLAVADFGEPRATGWLTAELSEPVTLRPGRRYIASYRAPQGRYAAENDGLAQPVVSRALTAWQGVYTRGEGRPDQTYLQSNYFVDVVFEPTTAPSEPPAPSGPPAPAPSEPPAPAPSEPSGSFPDAASTGVPPGTALTAYTGPCTITQPGTVIEARTVGCGLAIRAPGVVIRDSVVLGTVANDENVPGRGFVITDSEVRAGQVAGTGIGARDFVATRVEVTGGNRSIHCWMDCTVRDSYVHGQMRDQSGTYHESGIRVGARSTIVGNTITCDAPDVPPNAGCSAGLTGYGDFAAVRDVLVQGNLFLASTGGTCAYGGSSGGKPYSGQAANIRFLDNVFQRGRTGNCGIWAPVMDFDPDAPGNVWSNNTWEDGTPIRP